Part of the Imperialibacter roseus genome, TATAGTACTTAATCCCTTGCTTGATACAGGTAGGCTTCCCATCTGTAATCATAAATATCTGCTTGTTCTTATTTTTCCTCCTCCGTAGCAGATCCATTGCCAACTCAAGCCCGGCAACAGTGTTGGTGTGGTAAGGCCCTACGCTAAGATACGGCAAGTCTTTTATGTCAATCTGCCAGGCATCGTTGCCAAAAACGAGTATGTCCAGCGTGTCTTTTTTGTACTTGTGCATGATCAGCTCAGAAAGCGCCATTGCCACTTTTTTCGCCGGCGTAATCCTGTCTTCTCCATACAAAATCATCGAATGGCTGATATCGATCATCAACACGGTGCTGGTCTGCGTCTTGTATTCTGTTTCCACTATCTCCAGGTCGTCTTCAGTCAACCTGAAATCCGAAAACCCGTGATTGATTTGTGCATTCTTTATAGAATCGGTCAGTGAAATCTGCTCGAGGGTATCCCCAAATTGAAATTCTCTCCTGTCGGTGCCGGGCTCATCTCCGTGACCTGGCATAGGCGTGGCGTGATTTCCCTTGCCCGATTTCTTCAGCTTTCCGAAAATTTCCTCCAGAGAATTTCTTCGAATGGCTCTCTCCGATTTCGCCGTTATCTTAAACTCACCATCCGGCGTCTTATCAGTAATAAACCCTTTGTTCTTAAGGTCATCTATAAAATCTCCTATGCCGTAGTCCGGATTCGTGATGGAATATTGTTTGTCGAGGTTGGTCAGCCAACTCAAAGCCTCCGAAACATCCCCCGAAGTAATTACCAGGAGCTGATGGAAAATGTTAAGCAGGTTCTCAAATTCAGTCTTCTCTTTGTCTTTGGAGGGTATATAGTCAGTAAAGCGGTAGCCTATCATGTGTTCCTTTTCGTTATAACCATTAACCAACAATTAAAGTTATTGATTCAGTCCTTAACACAAAATAACTTGTTCTGTTTGAATGCTAAGTAATAATTTGTACTAATTAAATATCAAATTGTACTTTCAATATCACATTAATATTTTTCTTCTTGAATGACTTTGAATACTTAAAGTAATACTTTAACTTATTTCTACCATTTGAGCATTATAACTATGAAAGGCAGAAGAAGATTCTTTTTTACACTCGTTAAAGACCTATTCTACAAGTTTTTAGCCGAGTCAGATCAAAAAGGTACTGAGACTAACAAACACCACCACTTTAGTACACATTGACTATTGGTGAATGTTTAACTTCAAAATGAAGGTCGCTTAGTGCGACCTTCATTGACTACTTTTTTGGTAACGTCCCAAATACAAAATCCCAAAATGGGGATGAAACGCCGAACCCCCGGTCATCGTCCTTATAGTGGTGTATGCCGTGGTTGATCCACAGTACCTTCAGAAAGTTTTTAGGCGGTTGATAGGCATGTATGGCATAGTGCATAAAGGCATAGGTCACATACCCAAGTAAAAAGCCCGGAACAAACGCAAATGCGTACTGCTGCATCGGGATCCAGAAGATCACAAATAGCACACTTCCAATGATTAATGCGCCGGTCGGAGGCATTACGACCCTTGATTTATCCTTAGGATATTCGTGATGAACGCCGTGCAAAGTGTATTGAATGGCATTCTTGATCTTGTTGGTCGGTGCCATATGAAACACAAAGCGGTGCAGCATATACTCAGCCAGTGTCCAGCTGAAGTAGCCAGCTACAAACAAGCTGGCAGTTTGACTGATAGAAAACCCTATTTCCATGGCCGACCAGTACAACAAAAAAGCGGCTATTGAGCAGAGTATCCCAAGTGTCACTGAATAGTGGGCCCTTGTCAGTTTTTCAAGAACAGGGTTTTTAAAAAGCTGCGTGGTACCACTGTTGTTCGGTTTTACCTTCGTTCTAACGCTTGCAGGCATTTTTCCTTACTTCTTATTTCCAACAAAAATTTATTTTGCGCTCGAAAATTGGCTCGATTTACAACAAAATTCCTGTCCCCTTAAATTCCACTATACCGCACTTATTTTGAACGATTCCACGATTTTATTGTAAAACGACTCATACATTGGAAGGATATTCGAAATATCGAACTCCTTGGCACGTTTAAGCGCTCCCTCTTTGAAGTTGGGTAAATTCTCGTCCTTCAAAATGTGAAGCGACTTTTTCGTCATGCTTTCAATGTCACCTATGTCACAGGTAAAGCCGGAAACGCCATCAACATTGAGCTCTGTAAGGCCACCTGTATTTGACGACACCACCGGCACTTCGCATGCCATAGCCTCCAGCGCTGCCAAACCGAAGCTCTCCTTTTCAGAAGGCATCAGAAACAAATCCGCCACTGACAGCACTTCCTCCACGTGGTCAAGCTTACCCAGGAACCTGGTGTCTTCAAACGAACATGTCTCACGGCAAAGTGCTTCTGCCTTACTTCTTTCGGGACCATCACCCACCATAAGAAGCTTCGCTGGCATCTCCTTCCTGATACCGATGAAGATTTTTATCACATCCTCGACCCGTTTTACCTTTCTGAAATTGGAAGTGTGCACAACCAGTTTCTCTCCATTAGGGCATATAGCTTTCTTGAAGTGATCCTTCTTTTGCTTTTTGAATCGCTCGAGGTCGATAAAATTTGGAATGACTTCAATATCTTTTGTGATAGCAAAGTGCTCATAGGTTTCATCTCGCAGCGAGCTTGAAACAGCAGTTACACCATCGGACTGATTGATCGAAAACGTGACCACAGGCTCATACGACGGATCCTTACCGACCAGCGTAATATCAGTACCATGCAGCGTCGTAATCACCGGAATTTCTATCCCCTTGACCCGCAGTATCTGTTTAGCCATGTAAGCGGCCGACGCATGAGGAATAGCGTAGTGCACATGCAACAGGTCTAGCTTCTCGAACTGAACCACTTCCACCATTTTGCTAGCCAAAGC contains:
- a CDS encoding vWA domain-containing protein — its product is MIGYRFTDYIPSKDKEKTEFENLLNIFHQLLVITSGDVSEALSWLTNLDKQYSITNPDYGIGDFIDDLKNKGFITDKTPDGEFKITAKSERAIRRNSLEEIFGKLKKSGKGNHATPMPGHGDEPGTDRREFQFGDTLEQISLTDSIKNAQINHGFSDFRLTEDDLEIVETEYKTQTSTVLMIDISHSMILYGEDRITPAKKVAMALSELIMHKYKKDTLDILVFGNDAWQIDIKDLPYLSVGPYHTNTVAGLELAMDLLRRRKNKNKQIFMITDGKPTCIKQGIKYYKNSFGLDPKILNKTLDLAAACRKLNIPITTFMIASDPYLKQFVKEFTMVNNGNAYYSSLKGLGELIFEDYRRNKKKRF
- a CDS encoding sterol desaturase family protein, with protein sequence MPASVRTKVKPNNSGTTQLFKNPVLEKLTRAHYSVTLGILCSIAAFLLYWSAMEIGFSISQTASLFVAGYFSWTLAEYMLHRFVFHMAPTNKIKNAIQYTLHGVHHEYPKDKSRVVMPPTGALIIGSVLFVIFWIPMQQYAFAFVPGFLLGYVTYAFMHYAIHAYQPPKNFLKVLWINHGIHHYKDDDRGFGVSSPFWDFVFGTLPKK
- the bshA gene encoding N-acetyl-alpha-D-glucosaminyl L-malate synthase BshA gives rise to the protein MNIGIVCYPTFGGSGVVATELGKALAKEGHRIHFITYSQPTRLDFFNENLFYHEVDVQSYPLFQYPPYELALASKMVEVVQFEKLDLLHVHYAIPHASAAYMAKQILRVKGIEIPVITTLHGTDITLVGKDPSYEPVVTFSINQSDGVTAVSSSLRDETYEHFAITKDIEVIPNFIDLERFKKQKKDHFKKAICPNGEKLVVHTSNFRKVKRVEDVIKIFIGIRKEMPAKLLMVGDGPERSKAEALCRETCSFEDTRFLGKLDHVEEVLSVADLFLMPSEKESFGLAALEAMACEVPVVSSNTGGLTELNVDGVSGFTCDIGDIESMTKKSLHILKDENLPNFKEGALKRAKEFDISNILPMYESFYNKIVESFKISAV